The Candidatus Dependentiae bacterium genome includes a window with the following:
- the recA gene encoding recombinase RecA, whose protein sequence is MTAQHETKIAPAKAAPATENSDNLNKRKMLELTFAQIDKQHGKGLVMFLGDAKLEKAPVISSGSILINDAVGIGGYPLGRIVEIYGPEASGKTTLALHAIAQAQRTGGICAYIDAEHALDTSYAANLGVNINDLIISQPDYGEQGLDIAEMLVRSGSVDIVVIDSVAALVPKAELDGDMGDVHVGLQARLMSQALRKLTPVVHKSKTVLIFINQIRHNINSMPFANKETTTGGNALKFYASLRLDVRRIASLKKDDNHFGNRVSIKVVKNKMAPPFKKVELDVLFGEGISHELDVLDAALHYGVVEQSGAWLAFEKKKFAQGREQALAHMKETPEFVLQVESAIAQVQAAQKEK, encoded by the coding sequence ATGACCGCCCAACACGAAACTAAAATCGCTCCCGCTAAAGCGGCACCAGCTACAGAAAATAGTGACAATCTGAATAAGAGAAAAATGCTTGAACTTACCTTTGCTCAGATCGATAAGCAGCATGGTAAGGGATTGGTTATGTTTCTTGGTGACGCGAAGCTAGAAAAAGCGCCCGTTATATCTTCAGGCTCAATTTTAATTAATGATGCGGTTGGAATAGGCGGCTATCCATTGGGCAGAATTGTTGAAATTTACGGCCCTGAAGCTTCAGGTAAAACAACCCTGGCGCTTCATGCAATAGCGCAAGCTCAAAGAACTGGCGGCATTTGTGCTTATATCGATGCTGAACACGCTCTTGATACTTCATACGCTGCAAATCTAGGCGTAAATATAAACGATTTAATTATTTCGCAGCCCGATTATGGTGAACAAGGGCTCGATATCGCTGAAATGTTGGTACGATCAGGATCGGTAGATATAGTGGTTATCGACTCTGTTGCGGCTTTGGTGCCTAAAGCAGAGCTTGATGGGGATATGGGCGATGTTCACGTGGGGTTGCAAGCGCGTTTGATGTCTCAGGCGCTGCGTAAACTCACCCCGGTTGTCCATAAATCGAAAACCGTTTTGATCTTTATCAATCAAATTCGCCACAACATTAATAGTATGCCGTTTGCCAATAAAGAAACGACCACTGGCGGTAATGCGCTTAAATTCTACGCATCACTTCGCTTGGATGTTCGCCGCATTGCGTCTCTCAAGAAAGACGACAATCATTTTGGTAATCGAGTTTCTATTAAAGTAGTAAAAAACAAAATGGCACCTCCATTCAAAAAAGTTGAGCTTGATGTGCTTTTTGGCGAAGGCATAAGCCATGAGCTTGATGTTTTGGACGCTGCATTGCATTATGGTGTAGTTGAGCAGTCCGGTGCATGGCTCGCTTTTGAGAAGAAAAAATTTGCGCAAGGAAGAGAACAGGCTCTTGCTCATATGAAAGAAACTCCTGAGTTTGTGCTTCAAGTAGAAAGTGCTATCGCTCAAGTACAAGCGGCACAAAAAGAGAAATAA
- a CDS encoding translation initiation factor IF-3 has translation MKSINIQKTDQLVNEQIRAPKVQVITLDGGNAGVITREEALKLARAADLDLVMVSDTGQEGVPVVKIMDFGKLLYAKKKKQAEAKKHQKTIQVKEIKMRPKIGEHDYLTKLKQAAGFLKDGKHVKVTLMFRGREAATSRERGAEIFEKIDLTLAHEGLTNLSHEKDMKSSSMWSRIYFVK, from the coding sequence TTGAAATCAATTAATATTCAAAAAACTGATCAGTTAGTGAATGAACAAATTCGAGCTCCTAAGGTACAGGTAATCACCCTTGATGGGGGAAATGCCGGGGTCATAACACGCGAAGAGGCGTTGAAACTGGCCCGTGCTGCCGATCTGGACTTGGTTATGGTATCTGATACCGGCCAAGAAGGAGTTCCGGTTGTAAAGATTATGGATTTTGGTAAGCTTTTATATGCCAAAAAGAAAAAACAGGCAGAAGCTAAAAAGCACCAAAAGACAATTCAGGTAAAAGAGATCAAAATGCGTCCTAAAATTGGCGAACATGATTATCTTACCAAATTGAAGCAAGCTGCCGGCTTTTTAAAAGATGGCAAGCACGTGAAAGTGACTCTTATGTTCAGAGGCCGTGAAGCGGCTACAAGCAGAGAGCGCGGTGCTGAGATTTTTGAAAAAATCGACTTAACACTTGCGCATGAGGGGCTTACTAATCTCTCGCACGAAAAAGATATGAAGAGTT
- the dnaK gene encoding molecular chaperone DnaK, with product MGKIIGIDLGTTNSVVAFMEGGKPKVIPSKDGGNIIPSVVAFTKDGKRLVGTLAKRQAITNPENTIYSAKRFIGHRFEEVQNEAKNMPYTLVKRANGDVGILAQGKEYSPQEIAAAVLSLIKQTAEEYLGQTVTEAVITVPAYFNDSQRQATKDAGKIAGLEVKRIINEPTAAALAYGMDKKKSGTIAVFDFGGGTFDISVLEINDGVIEVRSTNGDTHLGGDDLDQRIIDYLVDEFKKEQGIDLRSDKMALQRLKEAAEKAKKELSSIPETDINLPYITADASGPKHLNIKISRAKFESICQDLFDRLLIPCKRAMADAQIGNDRLDEVILVGGSTRIPKVQDLVRKFFEKEPNKSVDPDEVVAVGAAIQGGILAGEVTDVLLLDVTPLSLGIETLGGVVAKLIERNTTIPTRKSQVFSTAEDNQTAVDIRVFQGEREFAKDNKMLGQFRLEGVAPAPRGMPQIEVTFDIDANGIVSVSAKDKATNKEQKITITSSSGLSKEEVDRMLNEAKAHEAEDRKARETIEKKNRLDGLILEIERSLKENKEKIQASDVENVEKELEKARVVLKEKSTDEQALQQATDELSQTWYKVAEQLYKQTGPSQPEAGTDNQSGSQQGPIDTDAQ from the coding sequence ATGGGAAAAATTATAGGAATCGATTTAGGAACAACCAACTCTGTCGTTGCTTTCATGGAAGGCGGTAAGCCAAAGGTAATTCCAAGCAAGGATGGCGGTAATATTATTCCTTCTGTCGTTGCGTTCACTAAAGACGGTAAGCGCCTTGTAGGCACCCTAGCAAAACGCCAGGCTATCACTAACCCAGAAAACACCATTTATTCGGCTAAGCGCTTTATTGGGCATCGCTTTGAAGAAGTTCAAAATGAAGCTAAAAATATGCCGTATACGCTCGTAAAAAGAGCCAATGGTGATGTGGGCATCCTAGCACAAGGCAAAGAATATTCTCCTCAAGAAATTGCTGCGGCAGTTTTGAGCCTCATTAAGCAAACAGCTGAAGAATATTTGGGCCAAACAGTAACCGAAGCGGTTATCACCGTTCCAGCATATTTTAACGACTCGCAACGCCAAGCAACTAAAGACGCAGGAAAAATTGCAGGCCTTGAAGTAAAACGCATCATCAACGAACCAACCGCAGCTGCCCTTGCATACGGTATGGATAAGAAAAAAAGTGGCACCATAGCAGTATTCGATTTTGGTGGCGGAACATTCGATATTTCGGTGCTTGAAATTAACGATGGCGTTATTGAAGTACGTTCAACCAACGGCGATACGCATTTGGGCGGAGACGATCTTGATCAGCGCATTATCGATTATCTCGTTGATGAATTCAAAAAAGAACAGGGCATCGATCTTCGTAGCGATAAAATGGCATTGCAGCGCTTGAAAGAAGCGGCTGAAAAAGCTAAAAAAGAATTGTCTTCAATTCCTGAAACCGATATCAACCTGCCATATATTACTGCTGATGCTTCCGGCCCAAAACATTTGAATATTAAAATTTCACGCGCAAAATTTGAATCGATTTGCCAAGATCTTTTCGACCGCTTGCTGATTCCATGCAAACGCGCAATGGCCGATGCGCAAATAGGCAACGATAGACTTGATGAAGTTATTTTGGTTGGTGGTTCAACCCGCATTCCAAAAGTACAAGATCTCGTACGCAAATTCTTTGAAAAAGAACCGAATAAATCGGTTGATCCTGATGAAGTGGTCGCAGTCGGCGCCGCAATTCAAGGCGGTATTTTAGCTGGCGAAGTTACTGATGTACTTCTTTTGGATGTCACTCCCCTTTCACTTGGGATCGAAACTCTTGGCGGCGTTGTGGCAAAATTGATCGAACGAAACACAACTATCCCAACACGCAAGTCGCAAGTATTTTCTACCGCTGAAGATAATCAGACAGCTGTTGATATTCGTGTGTTTCAAGGTGAGCGTGAATTTGCCAAAGATAATAAAATGCTTGGCCAATTCAGATTAGAAGGCGTTGCGCCCGCACCACGCGGCATGCCACAAATTGAAGTGACGTTCGATATCGATGCAAACGGTATTGTAAGCGTTTCTGCAAAAGACAAAGCAACTAATAAAGAGCAAAAAATAACGATCACTTCATCAAGCGGACTTTCAAAAGAAGAAGTTGATCGCATGCTCAACGAAGCAAAAGCGCATGAAGCGGAAGATCGCAAAGCGCGCGAAACAATCGAAAAGAAAAATCGCCTTGATGGATTAATTCTTGAAATCGAGCGTTCGCTCAAAGAGAATAAAGAAAAAATCCAAGCGAGCGATGTAGAAAATGTTGAGAAAGAGCTTGAAAAAGCGCGCGTCGTGCTCAAAGAAAAATCAACCGATGAGCAAGCGTTGCAACAAGCGACCGATGAACTTTCTCAAACATGGTACAAAGTTGCTGAGCAACTGTATAAACAAACCGGCCCATCACAACCAGAAGCTGGTACCGATAATCAATCAGGTTCTCAGCAAGGGCCAATTGATACTGATGCACAGTAA
- the miaA gene encoding tRNA (adenosine(37)-N6)-dimethylallyltransferase MiaA: MSTIKKTCPHLLDRQWQKISQKQPAIIIYGPTAVGKTDLAIELARLMNGVMINCDLGQFYEPLSIGTAKPSLDQLDIPHALFDIVSQPRPITAVEYDHLAIQAIKQAEHSKKVPIIVGGSGFYCMSLLFPMNEPMHTKSMPIADRPPYSWELLEQIDPVRARAIHHNDEYRIKRALDIWYDTGQLPSSSRPQYHPFGPYIFIMVTREREDLYARINQRADQMLAASNGAAFNWIKEVQGLSPEWQQFVSQKKILGYDDVVRFVHNADHSVRAYTMLRETIAKKTRNYAKRQLTFGAMMVRTLASLEDGPPIIPINLTSTNTGQAALYISEMIAQKKGLL; the protein is encoded by the coding sequence ATGAGCACCATAAAAAAAACTTGCCCGCATCTACTTGATCGTCAATGGCAAAAAATATCGCAGAAACAACCTGCGATTATTATTTATGGGCCGACCGCCGTTGGTAAAACCGATTTGGCGATCGAACTTGCGCGCTTGATGAATGGTGTGATGATCAATTGTGATTTGGGACAATTTTATGAACCACTTTCGATAGGAACGGCAAAACCATCACTCGACCAATTGGATATTCCACACGCATTGTTTGATATTGTTTCTCAGCCGCGGCCAATTACTGCGGTTGAGTATGATCACTTAGCGATACAAGCAATAAAACAGGCTGAGCACAGTAAAAAAGTGCCAATTATTGTTGGCGGTAGCGGCTTTTATTGTATGTCCCTTCTTTTTCCAATGAACGAACCTATGCATACCAAAAGTATGCCAATTGCTGATCGACCACCTTATTCTTGGGAGCTTCTTGAACAGATCGATCCGGTTCGTGCCCGCGCGATTCATCATAATGATGAGTATCGGATAAAACGGGCACTCGATATTTGGTACGATACTGGCCAACTTCCATCTTCTTCTCGGCCACAATATCATCCGTTCGGGCCGTACATTTTTATAATGGTTACGAGAGAACGAGAAGATCTTTATGCCCGGATAAATCAGCGCGCAGATCAAATGCTGGCAGCGTCTAATGGCGCAGCTTTTAACTGGATAAAAGAAGTGCAGGGGCTTTCGCCAGAATGGCAGCAGTTTGTATCGCAAAAAAAAATTCTTGGGTACGATGACGTTGTGCGCTTTGTACACAATGCAGACCATTCAGTTCGTGCGTACACAATGCTGCGCGAAACGATCGCGAAAAAAACGCGTAATTATGCAAAGCGACAACTTACGTTTGGCGCGATGATGGTACGTACTCTTGCAAGCCTTGAAGATGGGCCGCCAATCATACCAATAAACTTAACATCTACCAATACTGGCCAGGCGGCGTTATATATTAGTGAAATGATCGCACAAAAAAAAGGATTATTATGA
- a CDS encoding EamA family transporter: MFLLISTFFLLASAIIANKFALSVLSPMALVAIRMLGGGLVLLWQERSSLKAIKNFIFPLTLIALCTTFINSLLKAYALQHLPSSKAALIAGLDPIITAMIAFVMFRESLNAQQLLAIGLAMIGSASLCYDGISGWSTIAPIASCAAFAAIVIGRYGWIKAQKILVDAHLTPRQLNAGMMVISGSIALAWLMASPTDFFSQLSNLNSVNLIFALLYTTVIGNVLAYPLYASLLKKYSATLLSLFGFLIPLFVTLLAIPLLSETCTSRVIISGAIMFAGVALFIKASK; the protein is encoded by the coding sequence GTGTTTTTGCTTATTTCTACCTTCTTTCTACTTGCTTCTGCCATTATTGCCAACAAGTTTGCGTTGAGCGTTCTTTCGCCGATGGCGCTTGTTGCGATTCGGATGTTGGGCGGCGGCTTGGTACTTTTATGGCAAGAGCGATCGTCTCTTAAAGCGATCAAGAATTTTATTTTTCCACTCACCCTTATTGCGCTTTGCACCACCTTCATTAATTCACTTCTAAAAGCGTACGCTCTGCAACACCTCCCATCAAGTAAAGCAGCTCTCATCGCCGGACTCGATCCGATTATTACGGCGATGATCGCTTTTGTGATGTTTCGAGAATCACTCAATGCCCAACAACTTCTTGCAATTGGCCTGGCAATGATCGGCAGTGCATCACTTTGCTATGATGGTATTTCAGGATGGAGTACTATAGCTCCGATCGCTAGTTGTGCAGCATTTGCCGCAATAGTAATTGGCAGGTATGGCTGGATTAAGGCACAAAAGATTTTGGTCGATGCACATCTTACCCCACGGCAACTCAATGCTGGTATGATGGTTATTTCCGGATCGATCGCACTCGCATGGCTTATGGCAAGCCCAACCGACTTTTTTTCACAACTTTCAAATCTTAATTCGGTCAACCTAATTTTTGCGCTGCTCTATACCACGGTTATCGGAAATGTTTTAGCGTACCCACTCTATGCATCACTCCTTAAAAAATATTCAGCGACGCTTCTTTCTCTCTTTGGTTTTTTAATTCCGCTTTTTGTAACACTTCTAGCAATTCCGCTTCTTTCGGAAACCTGCACAAGCAGAGTGATTATATCAGGAGCGATAATGTTTGCCGGCGTCGCACTATTTATAAAAGCATCAAAATAA
- a CDS encoding ParA family protein, protein MRSIAIINQKGGSGKTTTTVNLAAALAEKKRKVLVIDLDPQASTTQWFGFSSSQKGIYSAFVENVSLASIVAATAYKNISLVPSSTWLIGVERLLAHEVGSETLLKHHIEQMGTAAFDYILIDCPPTLGVLTVNALSAVHEVIVPVETRFMALSGLVQLLQTIEVIKQRLNPELAIAGIVPCRVDARTKHAKEVIDELKNNFKDMLFKTAIRENIKLSEASSFSEPIFSYDDTSHGAADYRAFAKEVMKQEVT, encoded by the coding sequence ATGCGTTCGATAGCGATTATTAATCAAAAAGGCGGGAGTGGAAAAACAACCACGACGGTAAATTTGGCAGCTGCCCTTGCAGAAAAAAAAAGAAAAGTGCTTGTGATCGATCTTGATCCGCAAGCATCGACCACCCAATGGTTCGGTTTTTCTAGTAGCCAGAAGGGTATTTATAGCGCGTTTGTTGAAAATGTTTCTCTCGCATCAATTGTTGCTGCAACTGCGTATAAAAATATTTCACTTGTTCCATCTTCCACGTGGCTTATTGGCGTCGAGAGATTATTGGCGCACGAAGTTGGCTCTGAAACATTATTAAAACATCATATTGAACAAATGGGAACTGCGGCATTTGATTATATTCTGATTGATTGCCCGCCAACGCTTGGCGTGCTTACCGTGAACGCATTATCTGCAGTTCATGAAGTTATCGTGCCGGTGGAAACTCGTTTTATGGCACTTTCTGGGCTTGTTCAACTATTGCAAACGATCGAAGTAATCAAGCAACGCCTCAATCCTGAACTTGCTATTGCAGGAATCGTTCCATGCCGCGTTGATGCGCGCACAAAGCATGCAAAAGAAGTTATCGATGAGTTGAAAAATAATTTTAAAGATATGCTTTTCAAAACTGCTATCCGAGAAAATATTAAACTTTCGGAAGCTTCCTCATTTAGTGAGCCAATTTTTTCTTATGATGATACAAGCCACGGCGCAGCCGATTATCGCGCATTTGCAAAAGAAGTAATGAAACAAGAAGTGACATAA
- a CDS encoding peptidylprolyl isomerase encodes MTSAQQRMLKNKFAKAILWITFFSMAGGSLLFSPNLFKRFSGGAPAIGTVDHAAISVNQFRQKVVHEAERIELFKEQMGPQAEMMMRMMGINEDPRVLAVQSLIVETILNTVADALGIKISGDFLARKMQDPMFVVQELRDTVPFSVVDQRGQISMNLLRYYLQTHGITLSDFEQSIEEALRRVMVRDMICLSHYISNQDLKDAFIARYIPREYSMLTFKLDKYLKELRTKPLDQKEVEEFFAEQNSASKRYWSPEKRTAKVYEFKQDQFGLKVPDEAIEKYYSDHKPDYLESPVEVQVRRILVKLDEKLPNQALELMQKIKEELKLAPGNFAKLAKEHSQDAATASKGGLLGFFKKGEMHEALEKASFRLQNDGDISDIVKTDAGLELVQRVSRKPAVYKTLAMVKPEIVKLLTKQKFDEQFSRESRALTNQLRTKPEAIDAFVQKHHGAMRTAQVSRKDASLLSQRIFKNPLHEWTTFTGDDGIGSILETTAVEKSAEVPLETVRKQVEDDLYYDKARKAMKKALRDAQAKAKTASLASLKNEFGGSVELTGMVTPDDKEAIEALEAKHFPMSAISSLSKPGALHAADQGDSAYILKLESMKPFDEATFAQKKQELMAELSQQQKELAYRGYIASLYRNATINLTQDSNSQNDRLPLED; translated from the coding sequence ATGACATCTGCTCAACAACGCATGTTGAAAAATAAATTTGCAAAAGCAATTCTCTGGATCACTTTTTTTTCTATGGCCGGAGGCAGTTTGCTTTTCTCGCCAAATCTCTTTAAGAGGTTTAGTGGCGGAGCGCCAGCTATTGGAACGGTAGACCATGCTGCAATTTCGGTAAATCAATTTCGCCAAAAAGTAGTTCATGAGGCTGAACGCATAGAGCTCTTCAAAGAACAAATGGGCCCTCAAGCAGAAATGATGATGCGCATGATGGGTATCAATGAAGATCCACGCGTGCTCGCGGTGCAATCACTCATTGTAGAAACTATTCTTAATACCGTTGCAGATGCACTCGGTATTAAAATTTCTGGTGATTTTCTTGCGCGCAAAATGCAAGATCCTATGTTTGTAGTTCAAGAATTGCGCGATACGGTCCCATTCAGTGTGGTTGATCAACGTGGCCAGATTTCAATGAATCTGTTGCGTTATTATTTGCAAACTCATGGAATTACGCTTTCAGATTTCGAACAATCTATTGAAGAAGCACTACGCAGAGTTATGGTACGGGATATGATTTGCCTTTCTCACTATATTTCAAACCAGGATTTGAAAGACGCGTTTATTGCGCGCTACATTCCGCGCGAATATAGTATGCTTACTTTTAAATTAGATAAATATCTGAAAGAGTTGCGCACAAAGCCACTCGACCAGAAAGAAGTAGAAGAATTTTTTGCTGAACAAAATAGTGCATCAAAGCGTTATTGGTCACCAGAAAAACGCACAGCAAAAGTTTATGAATTTAAGCAAGATCAATTTGGCTTGAAAGTACCTGATGAAGCGATCGAAAAATATTACAGCGATCACAAACCAGATTATCTAGAATCTCCTGTAGAAGTGCAAGTGCGTAGAATTTTAGTAAAGCTGGATGAGAAACTTCCAAATCAAGCGCTTGAACTGATGCAGAAAATTAAAGAAGAGTTGAAGTTAGCTCCAGGTAACTTTGCAAAACTTGCAAAAGAGCATTCACAAGATGCGGCAACTGCTTCAAAAGGTGGACTTCTTGGCTTTTTCAAAAAAGGTGAAATGCACGAAGCGCTTGAAAAGGCATCTTTTAGATTGCAAAATGATGGCGATATTTCTGATATCGTTAAAACAGACGCTGGCCTAGAGCTGGTTCAGCGAGTAAGTCGAAAACCGGCGGTTTATAAAACACTCGCCATGGTAAAACCTGAAATTGTTAAATTGCTTACAAAACAAAAATTTGATGAGCAATTTAGTCGCGAGAGTCGCGCACTGACAAATCAGTTGCGCACTAAACCAGAGGCGATCGATGCATTTGTACAAAAACATCATGGCGCTATGCGTACCGCTCAAGTAAGCAGAAAAGATGCGAGTCTTCTTTCTCAGCGCATTTTCAAAAATCCACTTCATGAATGGACCACCTTTACCGGCGATGATGGTATCGGCTCTATTCTTGAGACGACGGCGGTTGAGAAAAGTGCCGAAGTTCCTTTGGAAACGGTACGAAAGCAGGTAGAAGACGATCTTTACTACGATAAAGCACGCAAAGCTATGAAAAAGGCGCTGCGCGATGCCCAAGCTAAAGCGAAAACCGCTTCTCTTGCTAGTTTGAAAAATGAATTTGGTGGTTCGGTTGAACTTACCGGTATGGTAACACCCGACGATAAAGAAGCGATAGAAGCACTTGAAGCTAAGCATTTCCCAATGAGTGCGATAAGTAGCCTTTCAAAACCGGGCGCTTTGCACGCAGCCGATCAGGGTGATAGTGCCTATATCTTGAAACTTGAAAGCATGAAACCGTTCGATGAAGCCACTTTTGCGCAAAAAAAACAAGAATTGATGGCAGAACTCTCCCAGCAGCAAAAAGAGCTTGCTTATAGGGGTTATATTGCGTCTTTATATAGAAATGCTACAATTAATCTTACTCAAGATAGTAATTCACAAAATGACAGATTACCACTGGAAGACTAA
- a CDS encoding ABC transporter permease — protein MLIRWHCIAGVIERHVLLQFRDLYRIIDNFYWPMFDIILWGFMSLWVTEKDGNKSPEIMLAILGGVFLWNMLYRSSLEISVNLTEELWSRNLINLFSTPLTISEWLCSLLMMGVIRVVMTVAVLSTAIFFIFNINVFSIGLPILWCILLQMISGWSIGMVCAALIIYWGHTVQSLPWPMGWFFAPFCGAFAPIEVMPAWIQKISAFIPMTYTFKAMRGAIAKEPIELLLLKGLLLNLFYLMCALFLFFYLFKLSKVYGLERLED, from the coding sequence ATGCTTATTAGATGGCATTGCATAGCTGGCGTTATTGAGCGGCACGTACTTTTGCAGTTTAGAGATTTATACCGCATTATTGATAACTTCTATTGGCCGATGTTTGATATCATTCTTTGGGGATTCATGAGTTTATGGGTTACTGAGAAGGATGGTAATAAATCGCCAGAAATTATGCTTGCAATTTTGGGTGGCGTTTTTCTTTGGAACATGCTGTACCGCTCAAGTTTAGAAATTTCGGTAAATCTTACTGAAGAACTTTGGAGCAGAAATTTAATTAATCTTTTTTCAACACCTCTTACCATTTCTGAATGGCTTTGTAGCCTTTTAATGATGGGAGTAATTCGAGTGGTGATGACCGTCGCGGTGCTTTCTACAGCGATTTTTTTCATTTTTAACATTAATGTGTTCAGCATCGGATTACCAATACTTTGGTGTATTTTATTGCAAATGATTTCTGGTTGGTCGATTGGTATGGTGTGTGCGGCACTTATTATTTATTGGGGGCATACGGTTCAATCGCTGCCGTGGCCAATGGGTTGGTTCTTTGCGCCATTTTGCGGTGCATTTGCCCCTATCGAAGTGATGCCTGCGTGGATTCAAAAAATAAGTGCCTTTATTCCAATGACCTATACTTTTAAGGCAATGCGGGGAGCGATCGCAAAAGAACCAATAGAGCTTCTTCTTCTAAAAGGTTTGCTGCTGAATCTCTTTTATTTAATGTGCGCGCTTTTCTTGTTTTTCTACTTGTTTAAATTAAGCAAAGTATATGGGCTTGAGCGACTCGAAGATTAA
- a CDS encoding ABC transporter ATP-binding protein, translating to MDCVLHVRQLTKIFHSSSWFKKDHPFVAVDQISFSIEKGEILGLLGPNGAGKSTTMQMLLGTLTPTGGSISYFGKDFATHQATVMEKIGYATGYAKLPSKFTVWENLRIIGKLYGLSAEQARFKSEELLSAFNVSHLLDRYTGGLSAGQMTRVMLTKAFLSSPELVLLDEPTASLDPDVVESVRHFLLDQQKKSNVSILLASHDMNEVAHVCDRVLVLKQGTIIAHDTPDKLAATVSKSHVKLTITNNLSLLIDELEKQGFQFVVRDQDVDVSIDEQAISGLFSMCARLDASYSHISIEKPTLEDYFLTIARKNI from the coding sequence ATGGATTGTGTATTGCACGTACGGCAATTAACTAAAATTTTTCATTCATCCTCGTGGTTTAAAAAAGATCATCCTTTTGTCGCAGTAGATCAAATATCTTTCTCTATTGAAAAAGGTGAGATTCTTGGCCTTTTGGGGCCAAACGGCGCTGGAAAATCTACTACCATGCAAATGCTTCTTGGTACATTAACACCAACTGGCGGTAGCATTAGTTATTTTGGTAAGGATTTTGCTACGCATCAGGCGACCGTGATGGAAAAAATAGGATATGCAACAGGATACGCCAAGCTGCCATCAAAGTTTACCGTATGGGAAAATTTGCGGATTATCGGCAAGCTCTATGGTTTATCGGCCGAGCAGGCGCGCTTTAAAAGTGAAGAGCTTTTAAGTGCGTTTAATGTTTCGCATTTGCTTGATCGCTATACGGGCGGTTTATCTGCGGGGCAGATGACGCGCGTTATGCTCACCAAAGCTTTTTTATCAAGCCCCGAACTTGTTCTTCTTGATGAACCCACTGCTTCACTTGATCCTGATGTAGTTGAAAGTGTGCGGCATTTCTTGCTTGATCAGCAAAAAAAATCTAATGTTTCAATTCTTTTAGCTTCACATGATATGAACGAAGTTGCGCATGTTTGTGATCGCGTATTAGTTCTCAAGCAAGGAACGATTATTGCTCACGATACCCCAGATAAGTTAGCAGCTACCGTTTCAAAATCGCATGTAAAACTAACGATCACGAATAATCTTTCATTATTAATCGATGAACTTGAAAAACAAGGTTTTCAATTTGTTGTTCGCGATCAAGATGTGGATGTCTCTATTGATGAACAAGCAATCAGTGGGCTCTTTTCAATGTGCGCCCGACTCGATGCTTCTTATTCGCATATTTCGATAGAAAAACCGACACTTGAAGATTATTTTTTAACGATCGCACGAAAAAATATATAA
- a CDS encoding SPOR domain-containing protein, giving the protein MKDLHDINCTCNCHQDPCVILDRTQTAVATSLLIVLLIGVFCAGYLMGKKAAVDMFTHDVNEQSFADRLHHSMTTLYGTEQTVLDSADNKEEVTTQDLAAHHDIPHPKIDASAEPAIFYYAQLMRSNVQKDAQVLVARLQKRGIATTIVKRVSSGRSRDGKPITKTWYTVNTASYTTRPEVEALISSIKITEPSLKKVQILQTKNRTQ; this is encoded by the coding sequence ATGAAAGATTTACATGATATAAATTGTACTTGTAACTGCCATCAAGATCCTTGTGTGATACTTGATAGAACTCAAACAGCCGTTGCAACATCTTTGCTGATAGTGTTATTGATTGGTGTATTTTGCGCCGGTTATTTAATGGGTAAAAAAGCAGCAGTTGATATGTTTACGCATGATGTAAACGAACAATCATTTGCCGATCGCTTGCACCATTCGATGACAACACTGTATGGCACAGAACAAACGGTGCTTGATAGTGCTGATAACAAAGAAGAAGTAACGACTCAAGATCTAGCTGCGCATCATGATATTCCTCATCCAAAGATTGATGCAAGTGCAGAACCGGCCATCTTTTATTATGCTCAGTTAATGAGATCAAACGTACAAAAAGACGCGCAAGTTTTAGTTGCCCGATTGCAAAAAAGAGGAATTGCAACTACGATAGTAAAACGAGTAAGCTCAGGTCGTTCGCGTGACGGTAAACCGATCACAAAAACTTGGTATACGGTCAACACGGCATCATATACAACAAGGCCTGAGGTAGAAGCACTTATTAGTTCAATAAAAATAACCGAACCATCGTTGAAAAAAGTGCAGATACTCCAAACAAAAAATCGCACTCAATGA